A region of Diospyros lotus cultivar Yz01 chromosome 3, ASM1463336v1, whole genome shotgun sequence DNA encodes the following proteins:
- the LOC127798370 gene encoding PHD finger-like domain-containing protein 5A, whose protein sequence is MAKHHPDLIMCRKQPGIAIGRLCEKCDGKCVICDSYVRPCTLVRVCDECNYGSFQGRCVICGGVGISDAYYCKECTQQEKDRDGCPKIVNLGSAKTDLFYERKKYGFKKR, encoded by the coding sequence ATGGCCAAGCATCATCCTGATCTAATTATGTGCAGGAAGCAGCCAGGTATTGCCATTGGACGGTTATGTGAGAAATGTGATGGGAAGTGCGTAATTTGTGACTCCTATGTACGACCATGCACGCTGGTGCGAGTATGTGATGAATGCAACTACGGGTCCTTTCAGGGTCGCTGTGTTATCTGCGGAGGCGTGGGAATTTCTGATGCCTACTATTGCAAAGAGTGTACACAGCAGGAGAAAGATAGGGATGGTTGTCCAAAAATTGTCAATTTGGGTAGTGCCAAGACAGACCTGTTCTATGAACGGAAAAAATATGGTTTTAAGAAAAGATGA